The stretch of DNA ACCATGATAAGCACCATCGCTCATATGTAGATGGATTAAATCGAGCAGAACTCAATCTGAAAAAAGCCAGAGAGACTAACGATTATTCTTTGATTAAGCATTGGTCAAGAGAGCTAGCGTTTCATGGATCTGGACATTATCTGCACACGATTTTTTGGAAAAATATGAGTCCGAATGGCGGTGGCAGCCCTCAAGGTATACTAAAGGAGGAGATTGATAGTTATTTTGGTAGCTTCTCCGCATTTAAAAAACAGTTCACCGAGGCTGCAAAGCAAGTTGAGGGAGTGGGCTGGGCCGTTTTGGTTTGGGCGCCGCGAGCGAGACATTTGGAAATACTACAATCAGAGCGACATATGCTGTTAACACAGTGGGATACCATTCCTTTATTAGTGTTGGATGTATGGGAGCATGCCTATTACCTCCAATATAAAAACAACAGGGCTGAATACGTGGATAATTGGTGGAATATAGTGAATTGGCATGATGTGGAGATGAGGTTTGAAAAGGCAGCAGATATTAAATGGCCTGCGTTTTAATAGGGATTAAAAAGCATCCGGCATGGTCGGGTGCTTTTGCTTTGCTTAAAATTTATCATATTCATCCTTGTCCTGCATAAACTTGTACAAAGCTAAATAAGTAGAAGTATAGAAGGAGACGAGGTTGATCTAATGAGAATGATTTTAAAACTAATTATCTTTTCCCTCTTGGTCTCACTGTTCGTTACAAACATTCCTCAGAAGGTGGAAGCATCCGTTTCCGTAAGTGCCGCAAGTGCTGTGCTGATTGAACAGAAAACTGGTCGAGTCCTTTTTGAAAAAGATGCACACACCAAAAGAAGAATTGCAAGTATAACTAAAATTATGACGGCAATTCTTGCGATTGAATCGGGAAAAATGAATCAATACGTAACCGTTAGTGAAAAAGCGACTCGTGCGGAGGGATCGTCCGTTTATTTAAAACCTGGAGAGAAAATTAAACTAAATGATTTAGTTTATGGATTGATGCTGCGATCAGGAAATGATACGGCTGTGGCTATTGCTGAATATGTAGGGGGCAGTGTAGATGGTTTTGCTTATTTAATGAATCAAAAGGCAAGGGAGATTGGGATGTATAATTCTCATTTCTCCAATCCACATGGTCTTGATGATCACGAAGATCATTATTCAACTGCCTATGATATGGCTATTCTGATGCGTTATGCTATGCAAAATAAAACCTTTGAAAAAATCTCAGGTACAAAAGTACATCGTGCCCCGAATCCAACGGAGAAATGGGATCGAGTTTGGAAAAACAAGAATCGTTTGCTCTCAAAATATAAGTTTTGCACCGGTGGGAAAACCGGATATACAAAAAAAGCGAAAAGGACGCTGGTAACTACTGCGACTAAAGGGGACATGAAACTTATTGCTGTAACCTTAAATGGGCCTGATGATTGGAATGATCATATTTCCATGTATGAAGGTGGATTTAAAGGGTTTGATATGGCAGAAGTGATACCTAAGGGAAAAGTAGAGATTGAAAATAATAAAGATTACAAGGACAAATTGTATGTGAAAAAGTCAATTGTCTACCCGGCAACAAGCGAGGAAATGAACTTATTTTCAGTTAAATATAAGTTAAATAAGTCTAAAAGTACCAAAAGTACAAAGAGTAAGGAACTGGTTGTTGGGAAGGCTGCCGTTTACTTAGATGGAAAAGTGGTACAAGAAACTCCGATCTATTATCAAAACACCGTCAAGAAAAAGAAAGGTTTGTTTGATTTTATAAAAGAAATATTTCTCATTGCTATTGGTGTGAATGCTCATGGTTAATTATGTTTGGGTGTTTATGACCGTTATCGGGGTTGTCTTTGCATTATTCAATGGAACAATGGAGGCGGTCAACAAAGCTGTATTTGATGGTGCTAAAGAAGCGGTAACATTATGTATAGGACTGATCAGTGTCCTTGTTTTCTGGCTCGGAATGATGCGTATTGCTGAGGAGTCGGGTCTTCTAGAACGTCTCTCAAGGCTATTTCGTCCGCTTGTGAAAATTTTGTTTCCTGAGGTTCCTCCAAATCACCCAGCAATGGGATATATTTTGTCTAATATGATTTCTAATATGTTTGGATTAGGAAATGCTGCAACTCCACTGGGCATTAAAGCAATGGAGGAATTAAAAAAATTAAATGGCGGAAAAAGTTCAGCAAGTCGGTCGATGGTTACTTTTTTAGCGATAAATACAGCCAGTATTACCATCATTCCAACAACTGTAATTGCGATTCGAATAAACTATCATTCTGTATCCCCTACAGAAATTGTAGTCCCAACTATCATTGCAACTATTATATCGGCAATCGGTGCAATCCTCATTGATCGGTACTTTTATTACCGTAGAAGCCGAAAAGGATGAACATGTATGCAGCTAATTTCAGTTATTTCGTTAACATTTATTCCTTTACTTATTGGATTCATTCTTCTATACGGCACATTTAAACAGGTGCCCACCTATGAAAGTTTTGTTGAAGGTGGAAAAGAAGGCATCAAGATTGCCGTTTCTATCATTCCCTTTCTAGTAGGTATGCTTGTTGCAATCTCAATATTTCGTGCTTCTGGTGCATTAGATGCACTAATGAATTGGATTCGCCCGTTTATGCAATCAATGGGTGTACCGGCTGAAATTGTTCCATTGTTAATAATAAGACCCATATCTGGAACGGCGGCCCTAGGCATGACGAGTGACTTAATCGCTTTTTATGGGCCTGATTCCTTTATAGGCAGACTTGCTTCTATTTTGCAAGGCAGTACAGATACCACCTTTTATGTATTAACAGTGTATTTTGGTGCTGTTGGGATTAAAAAAATGGGGGATGCCTTAAAAGTAGGGCTTATTGCTGATGTGTTTGGAATCATTGTATCCATTGTTGTTGTAGTATTGATATTTGGAACTAAATAGCTTTAAGTAGAAGGTGTGTTCTAAAAAGAACATACTTTTTTATTTTTATTTCACTTTAAAAATCCGTTGCTTTGAAAAGTGGAGAAATTGTGTCATAATTCATTAAGATAGATTTAGGATTGAGAAATTTGAGGTGGAAAAATGGAAAGATTACAAAAAGTTATTGCCCGAGCAGGCATAGCTTCAAGAAGAAAATCTGAAGAATTAATTAAAGAAGGCAGAGTTAAGGTGAATGGAAAGGTTGTTACTGAACTTGGTCTAAAAGTCACTCCTACTGATCGAGTGGAAGTAAATGAAATACAAATTGAGAAAGAAGAACCAGTTTATTTCCTTTTATATAAACCGCGGGGTGTCATCTCTAGTGTAAGTGATGATAAAGGCAGAAAAGTAGTTACTGATTTCTTCCCCATGCTAAAAGAACGAATTTTTCCTGTAGGCCGACTGGATTATGATACATCAGGACTACTCTTAATAACAAATGATGGAGAATTCTCCAATCTGCTCACGCATCCAAAGAATGAGATTGATAAAGTGTATGTAGCAAAAGTAAAGGGAGTTCCTTTAAGGGAAGACTTAAGAAAATTAGAAAAAGGAATCAAACTTGAAGATGGAAAAACCGCACCAGCAAAAGTGAAATTATTATCGGGAGATAAGAAAAAGCAAACCGCTATTGTTGAAATTACTATTCATGAAGGACGAAATAGACAGGTTAGACGAATGTTTGAAGCGATTGGCCATGAAGTATTAAAGCTAAAGCGTGAACGATATGCATTCTTAACGTTACACGGTTTAAGGGCAGGAGATGCACGAGAACTGACCCCGCATGAGGTAAAGCAGCTAAGAGCCTTTGCAATGGATACATCTAAGAAAAATTCATAATATCGTCACAATTACTTTTCTACGTTAGCACTATGCGAGTGTTGGTAAATGCTATAATTAGACAAACTGTGTAATTGGAGTAACTGGAGGTTTTTTTATGAAGAAACGGCGATTAGTGATGAGATCCCTTATTTTACTTGTTCTAGGTGCTGCCGTTGCCTATTCACTATATGCAAATTTAACAAAAGATAATAAACAGAAAGTGGCGGTCGGAGATACAGCTCCTGATTTTGCTTTGGTAGATATGCAAGGAAATAAACACCGCTTATCTGATTATAGGGGACAGGGAGTGTTCTTAAACTTTTGGGGAACCTGGTGTCCACCTTGTAAAAAAGAAATGCCATATATAAATAATCAATACCATCAGTATAAGGACCAAGGGGTTCAGGTTTTGACTGTAGATATACAGGAACCCGAGCTTGCTGTCCAACAATTTGCTGAACGCCTTAAGCTTGATTTTCCTATCATGATTGATACAGATAAAGAAGTCATGGGTACATATGGTATAGACCTTCTTCCAGCCACTTTTTTGATTGACAAAAATGGCAAGGTAGTTAAATATCATACAGGAGAACTAACTGAAAATAAAATCAGGGAATTTATGGAGAAAATAAAACCTTAAGGTTGTAGGGAGTTTTTACAATGAAAGATGTTAAATGTGAATGCGGCCATGTAAATCCACACGGTACTGTACTATGTGAAGCTTGTGGTAAAGTTCTCGATGAGCAAGAGAATGATAAACAGCTTCTCGATATGCGCTATGAAGGAAGTGCACGCCGCTCACAAACCTATAATAAAACCTTTATAGATAAAATCTGGAATTTCTTCTCATCTGTAAAGGTTGGAGTTTGGCTTATAATCATCACTTTAATTGTTTCTACACTAGGAACCATTCTTCCGCAGGAAATGTATATAAATCTGCCGCCAGAAGTCTATTATAAACAAGAGTATGGCTGGTTTGGAGAATTATATTACGATTTAGGTTTTCATGATTTGTATGGCTCTTGGTGGTACCTTTTATTAATTGCTATGATTGGGATTTCTCTTGTTATTTGTAGTCTAGATAGGGTTGTGCCCTTATATAAGGCTTTAAAAGCCCAAAGAGTTACCAGACATGAGGGATTTTTAAAGCGTCAGAGGGTTTTTGGTGTCAATGAATACATTGATACAGATGATATAACTACGATTAAAAAGCATCTAAAAGAAAGAAGATATAATGTTCGTGAAGAAAATGGGGATTTGTTGGCTGAAAAAGGCCGCTTTTCACGTTGGGGTCCCTATATTAACCACGTAGGCTTAATTATCTTTTTATTTGGCGGGATGCTGCGGTTTATTCCTGGATTTTATATAAATGAAGATCTTTGGGTTCGTGAAGGAGAAACGGCTGTAGTACCAGAAACAAATGGACAATTTTTTATCAAAAACAATCAATTCATTCTACAACACTATGATAAAAATAAAGACAAAACATTTGAAAAAGCAATCAATCGTGCGGGTGAAGTGGTAAAAAATTATCAATCAAACGTTGTCCTATATAAACGGGTCGGAAAGAATCTTCCTGGTGAGAAACCAGAGCTTAAAAAAATAAAAGAATATAAAATACAAGTAAACAAACCGTTATCCTATGAAGGATACTCCATTTTTCAGTCTTCGTTTAGGTCTGAAATGAATTCGATGTCATTTTCATTAATTGATAAAAGCACAAACCAATCTTTTGGTGACCTTAAAGTGGATCTTTTAGATCCAAAAGATAAATATGATTTAGGTAATGGTTATTCAGTAGAGATTCTTAACTTTTTCCCGGATTTTGAATTTGATAAAAACGGGGAACCTACAACAAAATCCCGAGTACCCAATAATCCTGCTTTCGTTTTTCGGATGATTACTCCTGATAAACCAAAGGGAGAAACGGCCTTTATTGCTATTAGACAAAACATTGAACCATTTGGTGAAAATAAGTATAAAATCGCATTTAAGGGTATAGAGACAAAGAACGTCTCTGGATTTATTGTTCGAAAAGATTCGTCATTATGGGCCATTATTTTAGGTGGAATTATATTTATGATTGGTGTCATTCAGGGGGCGTACTGGAATCACCGTCGAATCTGGGTACAAAAGAAAAACGGACAAGTTTGGATTGCCGCTCACACAAATAAAAATTGGTATGGCTTAAAACGGGAAATTGAAACCGTCTTATCAGATACCAAGCTTGGCATTCCAGAAGACCAACTTCAAAAAGAAAATATAGATAAGGAGGGAGTCTAGTTGGCAACAATAAGTAGTAATTTATTATTTGGTTCTTTTATTCTTTATTTAATAGCAACGTTGTTTTTTGGCGGCTCCATTAAATCAAAGAAAGAGTTTAATGGGAAGAAGGGAACCAACAGGTGGGGGCAAATTGCTGTAATTTTAACAATTGTTGGTTTTATTTCACAACTAGGTTATTTTATCACTAGATGGATTGCAGCTGGACACGCTCCAGTGAGTAATATGTTCGAGTTTACCACTTTCTTCGGAATGGCTCTTGTTGGTGCATTTATTGTTATTTATTTTATCTATCGTACAACTCTACTTGGATTGTTTACCATGCCTGTAGCTATATTGGTAATTGCCTATGCGAGTATGTTTCCAAGGGATATTACGCCATTAATACCAGCTCTTCAAAGCTATTGGCTGCATATTCATGTGACCACTGCGGCTATCGGGGAAGCTATTTTGGCAATTAGCTTTGCAGCCGGACTAATTTATTTAGTGAAGGCAATTGACCAAACAAAATCTAATAAACAAACCTTTTGGCTAGAAATGGTTATGTTTGCATTAATTACAGTACTTGGCTTTGTTGCAGTGTCATCTGTATTCTCAGGAACAGGATATCATGAGAAATTTAATTGGATTGATAAACACGATACCGAGCAAGTCCTTGAATATACAATGCCTGCTCTGGTTGGTCCACATAAAGGAGAACTAGTATCAGAGAGTGGATTTAAGCCTCTATTTGAAGTACCGGTCTTCATCAATGCGAAAAAATTAAATACAGTTATCTGGTCATTAATTGCTGGTCTG from Bacillus sp. SLBN-46 encodes:
- a CDS encoding superoxide dismutase, giving the protein MDRFSRYVSELFKWNEQMKHFLQSEKVGQDSELWNQLDAFTELIESTNRELSNEELLSLQTKAENIHIQLEDYFKRKQEMGNIWIIEKKLSPGGHTLPELPYPYNALEPYISEEIMKLHHDKHHRSYVDGLNRAELNLKKARETNDYSLIKHWSRELAFHGSGHYLHTIFWKNMSPNGGGSPQGILKEEIDSYFGSFSAFKKQFTEAAKQVEGVGWAVLVWAPRARHLEILQSERHMLLTQWDTIPLLVLDVWEHAYYLQYKNNRAEYVDNWWNIVNWHDVEMRFEKAADIKWPAF
- a CDS encoding D-alanyl-D-alanine carboxypeptidase family protein; the protein is MRMILKLIIFSLLVSLFVTNIPQKVEASVSVSAASAVLIEQKTGRVLFEKDAHTKRRIASITKIMTAILAIESGKMNQYVTVSEKATRAEGSSVYLKPGEKIKLNDLVYGLMLRSGNDTAVAIAEYVGGSVDGFAYLMNQKAREIGMYNSHFSNPHGLDDHEDHYSTAYDMAILMRYAMQNKTFEKISGTKVHRAPNPTEKWDRVWKNKNRLLSKYKFCTGGKTGYTKKAKRTLVTTATKGDMKLIAVTLNGPDDWNDHISMYEGGFKGFDMAEVIPKGKVEIENNKDYKDKLYVKKSIVYPATSEEMNLFSVKYKLNKSKSTKSTKSKELVVGKAAVYLDGKVVQETPIYYQNTVKKKKGLFDFIKEIFLIAIGVNAHG
- a CDS encoding nucleoside recognition domain-containing protein translates to MVNYVWVFMTVIGVVFALFNGTMEAVNKAVFDGAKEAVTLCIGLISVLVFWLGMMRIAEESGLLERLSRLFRPLVKILFPEVPPNHPAMGYILSNMISNMFGLGNAATPLGIKAMEELKKLNGGKSSASRSMVTFLAINTASITIIPTTVIAIRINYHSVSPTEIVVPTIIATIISAIGAILIDRYFYYRRSRKG
- a CDS encoding spore maturation protein; translation: MQLISVISLTFIPLLIGFILLYGTFKQVPTYESFVEGGKEGIKIAVSIIPFLVGMLVAISIFRASGALDALMNWIRPFMQSMGVPAEIVPLLIIRPISGTAALGMTSDLIAFYGPDSFIGRLASILQGSTDTTFYVLTVYFGAVGIKKMGDALKVGLIADVFGIIVSIVVVVLIFGTK
- the rluB gene encoding 23S rRNA pseudouridine(2605) synthase RluB, producing the protein MERLQKVIARAGIASRRKSEELIKEGRVKVNGKVVTELGLKVTPTDRVEVNEIQIEKEEPVYFLLYKPRGVISSVSDDKGRKVVTDFFPMLKERIFPVGRLDYDTSGLLLITNDGEFSNLLTHPKNEIDKVYVAKVKGVPLREDLRKLEKGIKLEDGKTAPAKVKLLSGDKKKQTAIVEITIHEGRNRQVRRMFEAIGHEVLKLKRERYAFLTLHGLRAGDARELTPHEVKQLRAFAMDTSKKNS
- the resA gene encoding thiol-disulfide oxidoreductase ResA, whose product is MKKRRLVMRSLILLVLGAAVAYSLYANLTKDNKQKVAVGDTAPDFALVDMQGNKHRLSDYRGQGVFLNFWGTWCPPCKKEMPYINNQYHQYKDQGVQVLTVDIQEPELAVQQFAERLKLDFPIMIDTDKEVMGTYGIDLLPATFLIDKNGKVVKYHTGELTENKIREFMEKIKP
- a CDS encoding cytochrome c biogenesis protein ResB codes for the protein MKDVKCECGHVNPHGTVLCEACGKVLDEQENDKQLLDMRYEGSARRSQTYNKTFIDKIWNFFSSVKVGVWLIIITLIVSTLGTILPQEMYINLPPEVYYKQEYGWFGELYYDLGFHDLYGSWWYLLLIAMIGISLVICSLDRVVPLYKALKAQRVTRHEGFLKRQRVFGVNEYIDTDDITTIKKHLKERRYNVREENGDLLAEKGRFSRWGPYINHVGLIIFLFGGMLRFIPGFYINEDLWVREGETAVVPETNGQFFIKNNQFILQHYDKNKDKTFEKAINRAGEVVKNYQSNVVLYKRVGKNLPGEKPELKKIKEYKIQVNKPLSYEGYSIFQSSFRSEMNSMSFSLIDKSTNQSFGDLKVDLLDPKDKYDLGNGYSVEILNFFPDFEFDKNGEPTTKSRVPNNPAFVFRMITPDKPKGETAFIAIRQNIEPFGENKYKIAFKGIETKNVSGFIVRKDSSLWAIILGGIIFMIGVIQGAYWNHRRIWVQKKNGQVWIAAHTNKNWYGLKREIETVLSDTKLGIPEDQLQKENIDKEGV
- the ccsB gene encoding c-type cytochrome biogenesis protein CcsB yields the protein MATISSNLLFGSFILYLIATLFFGGSIKSKKEFNGKKGTNRWGQIAVILTIVGFISQLGYFITRWIAAGHAPVSNMFEFTTFFGMALVGAFIVIYFIYRTTLLGLFTMPVAILVIAYASMFPRDITPLIPALQSYWLHIHVTTAAIGEAILAISFAAGLIYLVKAIDQTKSNKQTFWLEMVMFALITVLGFVAVSSVFSGTGYHEKFNWIDKHDTEQVLEYTMPALVGPHKGELVSESGFKPLFEVPVFINAKKLNTVIWSLIAGLVLYSLIRLIIRKRIGASLKPLVKNIKLDFVDEISYRSVLIGFPVFTLGALIFAMIWAQMAWSRFWGWDPKEVWALITWLFYAAFLHLRLSKGWHGEKSAWLAVIGFVIIMFNLVAVNLVIAGLHSYAG